A genome region from Baekduia alba includes the following:
- a CDS encoding AEC family transporter: protein MILVALAILASTLVGAGAEHRFGMGAQRFARGLIDVMVWGLLPFIVFFVVARLHLGGGVGIGLLLGFLELAIVGVLAAQIGTRVLKLPRPSVGTLILTVILGNTGYLGIPLVAALLGHHALAPAIAWDTVVSQVMLYTAGFAVGAAYGTEAGETPRDRARAFLMKNPVLWALLAGLLAPNVLAPEAVVSVARFCAAFAVLPLGFFILGVNLMAEREEGVFGFPPPLTPAVGVALGLRMAVAPALLYVFSKLTLDVPDAYLLQAGMASGINSLIVSHLYGLDLRLAASAIAWSTTLVVALALVLSPLL, encoded by the coding sequence GTGATCCTCGTCGCGCTGGCCATCCTGGCGTCGACGCTCGTCGGGGCCGGCGCCGAGCACCGCTTCGGCATGGGCGCGCAGCGGTTCGCGCGCGGCCTGATCGACGTGATGGTGTGGGGCCTGCTGCCGTTCATCGTGTTCTTCGTCGTCGCGCGGCTGCACCTGGGCGGCGGCGTCGGGATCGGCCTGCTGCTCGGGTTCCTGGAGCTGGCGATCGTCGGCGTCCTGGCCGCCCAGATCGGGACGCGCGTGCTGAAGCTGCCGCGGCCGAGCGTCGGGACCCTGATCCTCACGGTCATCCTGGGCAACACGGGGTACTTGGGCATCCCGCTCGTCGCCGCGCTGCTCGGCCACCACGCGCTCGCGCCCGCGATCGCCTGGGACACGGTCGTCAGCCAGGTCATGCTGTACACGGCGGGGTTCGCGGTGGGCGCCGCGTACGGGACCGAGGCCGGCGAGACCCCGCGCGACCGCGCGCGGGCGTTCCTGATGAAGAACCCGGTGCTGTGGGCGCTGCTGGCCGGGCTGCTCGCGCCGAACGTGCTCGCGCCGGAGGCGGTCGTGAGCGTCGCGCGCTTCTGCGCCGCCTTCGCCGTCCTGCCGCTCGGCTTCTTCATCCTCGGCGTGAACCTGATGGCCGAGCGCGAGGAGGGCGTCTTCGGCTTCCCGCCGCCGCTGACGCCCGCCGTCGGCGTCGCGCTCGGGCTCCGGATGGCGGTCGCTCCGGCGTTGTTGTACGTGTTCTCAAAGCTGACGCTCGACGTGCCGGACGCCTACCTGCTGCAGGCCGGGATGGCGTCCGGGATCAACTCGCTGATCGTCAGCCACCTGTACGGGTTGGACCTCAGGCTGGCCGCGAGCGCGATCGCCTGGTCCACGACGCTGGTCGTCGCCCTCGCCCTCGTCCTGTCCCCGCTCCTCTAG
- a CDS encoding YbaK/EbsC family protein encodes MYDNVREFAEPAHTAEQAAAAIGVDVGAIVKSLVFLRDGVPVLVLCSGANRVDEEALGVERARAATVREVTGQAIGGVAPYGHPAPLETLVDEDLMTYDEVWAAAGHPAKVFPIAPVELLRRTNGTPARVRVRAAGS; translated from the coding sequence ATGTACGACAACGTCCGCGAGTTCGCCGAGCCCGCGCATACCGCCGAGCAGGCGGCGGCGGCGATCGGGGTCGATGTCGGCGCCATCGTCAAGTCCTTGGTCTTCCTGCGCGATGGCGTTCCGGTCCTGGTGCTCTGCTCCGGGGCCAACCGCGTCGACGAGGAGGCGTTGGGCGTCGAGCGCGCTCGGGCCGCGACGGTCCGCGAGGTCACGGGTCAGGCGATCGGCGGGGTCGCGCCGTACGGGCATCCGGCGCCGCTGGAGACGCTCGTCGACGAGGACCTCATGACCTACGACGAGGTCTGGGCGGCGGCCGGGCATCCGGCCAAGGTGTTCCCGATCGCGCCGGTCGAGCTGCTGCGGCGCACCAACGGGACGCCCGCGCGCGTGCGCGTCCGCGCGGCCGGGTCCTAG
- the dtd gene encoding D-aminoacyl-tRNA deacylase, producing MRALIQRVSEARVAVDGETVGAIGPGLLVLLGVTHDDDEAIGDRLADKVAALRVFEDADGKMNDALGPDREILVVSQFTLYGETRKGNRPSFVAAARPEHAEPLYERFRARLGAQGGVFGAHMEVSLVNDGPVTLMMELP from the coding sequence ATGCGCGCCCTGATCCAACGCGTCAGCGAAGCACGAGTGGCCGTCGACGGCGAGACCGTCGGCGCGATCGGCCCGGGGTTGTTGGTGCTGTTGGGCGTGACCCACGACGACGACGAGGCCATCGGCGACCGCCTGGCCGACAAGGTCGCCGCCCTGCGGGTGTTCGAAGACGCCGACGGCAAGATGAACGACGCGCTCGGCCCGGACCGCGAGATCCTGGTCGTGAGCCAGTTCACGCTCTACGGCGAGACCCGGAAGGGCAACCGCCCCTCCTTCGTCGCCGCCGCCCGCCCAGAGCACGCCGAGCCGCTCTACGAGCGCTTCCGCGCCCGCCTCGGCGCGCAGGGCGGCGTCTTCGGCGCGCACATGGAGGTGAGCCTGGTCAACGACGGCCCGGTGACGTTGATGATGGAGCTGCCGTAG
- a CDS encoding potassium transporter Kup, with amino-acid sequence MARTTKTAMTTTGPPPEHTPGDGHGHQREALHAGGAAALTLGALGIVFGDIGTSPLYALQSVFSVDHHAVHPTQTTVYGVISLVFWTITIIVSIKYVTLIMRADNEGEGGIMALIARIQGVSLERRWAQVALVMLGIFGASLFYGDGMITPAISVLSAVEGMEIVSPSFEDWVVPITLAILTVLFSIQRFGTGAVGRAFGPIMALWFTLLAVSGTAEVVNHPGILRALSPTYAITFMGEHGSTAFIALGSVVLTVTGAEALYADMGHFGRPPIRRAWFGLVFPALLLQYMGQGALILREPKAIDNPFFLLMPHWSRIPVVILATFATVIASQAVISGAFSVTRQAIGLGFLPRLTIRHTSREAIGQVYAPAVNWGIFVAVVALVVGFQSSEHLASAYGIAVTGTLAIDTILFFVVVHVVWRKPLRTAIAGGAIFLTVDLTYFTANLPKVAHGGWFPLLIAGLIFVVLTTWQKGREILTANRTELEGPLRDFVDEVHASDPPVFRPPATAVFLNANIKTTPLALRANVEHNRVLHDNVVIVSVVVDRVPHVRETQRVTVDDLGYGNDGIVHITAHHGFQDDVDIPRTLRRASKRLEGDIDVAHASYFISRMTIVMTRKPGMARWRKKLFMAMSRNTSNPVGYFGLPDDRTVVMGSHVEL; translated from the coding sequence ATGGCGAGGACGACGAAGACGGCGATGACGACGACCGGCCCGCCGCCTGAGCACACGCCCGGCGACGGGCACGGACACCAGCGCGAAGCGCTCCACGCCGGCGGCGCCGCGGCGCTGACCCTCGGCGCGCTCGGCATCGTCTTCGGCGACATCGGCACCTCGCCGCTGTACGCCCTGCAGAGCGTCTTCAGCGTCGACCACCACGCCGTCCACCCCACGCAGACGACGGTCTACGGCGTGATCTCGCTGGTCTTCTGGACCATCACGATCATCGTCTCGATCAAGTACGTGACCTTGATCATGCGCGCCGACAACGAGGGCGAGGGCGGGATCATGGCCCTCATCGCGCGCATCCAGGGCGTGAGCCTGGAGCGGCGCTGGGCGCAGGTCGCGCTCGTCATGCTCGGCATCTTCGGCGCCAGCCTCTTCTACGGCGACGGCATGATCACGCCTGCGATCTCGGTGCTCTCCGCCGTCGAGGGCATGGAGATCGTGTCGCCGTCCTTCGAGGACTGGGTCGTCCCGATCACGCTCGCGATCCTCACGGTCCTGTTCTCGATCCAGCGCTTCGGCACCGGCGCCGTCGGGCGCGCGTTCGGCCCGATCATGGCGCTGTGGTTCACGCTGCTGGCCGTCAGCGGCACGGCCGAGGTCGTCAACCACCCCGGGATCCTGCGCGCGCTCTCCCCCACCTACGCCATCACCTTCATGGGCGAGCACGGCAGCACCGCGTTCATCGCGCTGGGCTCGGTCGTCCTCACGGTCACCGGCGCCGAAGCGCTGTACGCCGACATGGGGCACTTCGGCCGCCCGCCGATCCGCCGCGCGTGGTTCGGCCTGGTCTTCCCGGCGCTGCTGCTGCAGTACATGGGCCAGGGCGCGCTGATCCTGCGCGAGCCCAAGGCCATCGACAACCCGTTCTTCCTGCTGATGCCGCACTGGTCGCGGATCCCGGTCGTGATCCTCGCGACGTTCGCGACGGTGATCGCGTCCCAGGCCGTGATCTCGGGTGCCTTCAGCGTCACGCGCCAGGCGATCGGACTCGGCTTCCTGCCGCGGCTGACGATCCGCCACACGTCGCGCGAGGCGATCGGCCAGGTCTACGCGCCGGCGGTGAACTGGGGGATCTTCGTCGCGGTCGTCGCGCTCGTCGTCGGCTTCCAGTCCTCCGAGCACCTCGCCTCGGCCTACGGCATCGCGGTGACCGGGACGCTGGCGATCGACACGATCCTGTTCTTCGTCGTCGTCCACGTCGTCTGGCGCAAGCCGCTGCGCACCGCGATCGCCGGCGGCGCCATCTTCCTCACCGTCGACCTCACGTACTTCACCGCCAACCTGCCCAAGGTCGCCCACGGCGGCTGGTTCCCGCTGCTCATCGCCGGCCTGATCTTCGTGGTGCTGACGACCTGGCAGAAGGGCCGCGAGATCCTCACGGCCAACCGCACCGAGCTCGAGGGTCCGCTGCGCGACTTCGTCGACGAGGTCCACGCCTCGGACCCGCCGGTGTTCCGCCCGCCGGCGACCGCGGTGTTCCTCAACGCCAACATCAAGACCACGCCGCTGGCGCTGCGCGCGAACGTCGAGCACAACCGCGTCCTGCACGACAACGTGGTGATCGTGTCGGTCGTCGTCGACCGCGTCCCGCACGTGCGCGAGACCCAGCGCGTGACCGTCGACGACCTCGGCTACGGCAACGACGGCATCGTCCACATCACCGCCCACCACGGCTTCCAGGACGACGTCGACATCCCGCGCACGCTGCGCCGCGCGAGCAAGCGCCTGGAGGGCGACATCGACGTCGCCCACGCCAGCTACTTCATCTCGCGCATGACCATCGTCATGACCAGGAAGCCCGGGATGGCGCGCTGGCGCAAGAAGCTCTTCATGGCCATGTCGCGCAACACGTCGAACCCCGTGGGCTACTTCGGCCTCCCCGACGACCGCACGGTCGTCATGGGGTCGCACGTCGAGTTGTAG
- a CDS encoding TlpA family protein disulfide reductase, whose product MSRGRVLLVTGAVAVIAIVVVGLAQSGGSTKAPTPDRFDLAAAKAKLAGAPAPLAELHGQANTLIPADKGVYSQRISSLKGHPIVVNKWASWCGPCRGEFPVLQSTSTQFGKQVAFVGLDASDNDHDASKFLKHFPVTYPSLVDRNSRIAQSLGIGRSFPTTLYYGADGKVKYIHQGPYTSDAAFATDIKRYALGQPK is encoded by the coding sequence ATGTCTCGTGGCCGCGTCCTGCTCGTCACCGGCGCCGTGGCCGTGATCGCGATCGTCGTGGTCGGGTTGGCGCAGAGCGGCGGCAGCACGAAGGCGCCCACGCCCGACCGGTTCGACCTCGCCGCCGCCAAGGCCAAGCTCGCCGGCGCGCCCGCGCCGCTGGCCGAGCTCCACGGCCAGGCCAACACGCTGATCCCGGCCGACAAGGGCGTCTACTCCCAGCGCATCTCGTCGCTCAAGGGCCACCCGATCGTCGTCAACAAGTGGGCGTCCTGGTGCGGACCCTGCCGTGGCGAGTTCCCGGTTCTCCAGTCGACCAGCACGCAGTTCGGCAAGCAGGTCGCATTCGTCGGCCTCGACGCCAGCGACAACGACCACGACGCGAGCAAGTTCCTGAAGCACTTCCCGGTCACCTATCCGAGCCTGGTCGACCGCAACTCGCGGATCGCGCAGTCGCTCGGCATCGGGCGCAGCTTCCCGACGACGCTCTACTACGGCGCCGACGGCAAGGTGAAGTACATCCACCAGGGCCCGTACACCTCCGACGCCGCGTTCGCGACCGACATCAAGCGCTACGCCCTGGGCCAGCCGAAGTGA
- a CDS encoding galactose-1-phosphate uridylyltransferase → MSEVRVDPLTGLKTIVAGGRADRPGGWPIAGADAPPIDAEADPFAPGHEDRTPPEVAADRPDGSAPDGPGWRVRVVPNLYPALAPDTEDPAPSHAPELFSTAPARGAHEVIVNAPDAVTSLADLSVEQVGHAMAMWRARMRAHAGAAYLHLLVNERAEGGASLPHTHAQLYALDFVPAQVARERERFAAYAVQTMGSNLLENLVAEEVRLRERLIAIDDEMVLLSPYAARLPFAMLLAPRRPTARFEDDGLAGGFGAALLHGALQRLRGVLGFLPPLNIWVRTAPAGADHFCWRIDVVPRLTHLAGLELGTGVGLNIVAPETAAQRLRDASTA, encoded by the coding sequence GTGAGTGAGGTCCGGGTCGATCCGCTGACCGGCCTGAAGACGATCGTCGCCGGCGGACGGGCCGACCGGCCGGGCGGCTGGCCGATTGCCGGCGCCGACGCGCCGCCGATCGACGCCGAGGCCGACCCGTTCGCGCCCGGCCATGAGGACCGCACGCCGCCCGAGGTCGCCGCCGACCGGCCCGACGGCAGCGCGCCCGACGGTCCCGGGTGGCGCGTGCGCGTCGTCCCGAACCTCTACCCGGCGCTCGCCCCGGACACCGAGGACCCCGCGCCCTCGCACGCCCCGGAGCTGTTCAGCACGGCCCCCGCGCGCGGCGCCCACGAGGTCATCGTCAACGCGCCGGACGCGGTGACGTCGCTGGCGGACCTGAGCGTCGAGCAGGTCGGCCACGCGATGGCGATGTGGCGCGCCCGCATGCGCGCGCACGCGGGCGCCGCCTACCTGCACCTGCTCGTCAACGAGCGCGCCGAGGGCGGCGCCTCGCTCCCGCACACCCACGCGCAGTTGTACGCCTTGGACTTCGTCCCGGCCCAGGTCGCGCGCGAGCGCGAGCGCTTCGCGGCCTACGCGGTGCAGACGATGGGCAGCAACCTGCTGGAGAACCTGGTCGCCGAGGAGGTCCGGCTGCGTGAGCGGCTGATCGCCATCGACGACGAGATGGTGCTGCTCAGCCCCTACGCCGCGCGGCTGCCGTTCGCGATGCTGCTCGCGCCGCGGCGGCCGACCGCCCGCTTCGAGGACGACGGCCTGGCCGGCGGGTTCGGCGCCGCGCTGCTGCACGGCGCGCTCCAGCGCCTGCGCGGCGTCCTCGGCTTCCTGCCGCCGCTGAACATCTGGGTCCGGACCGCGCCCGCCGGCGCCGACCACTTCTGCTGGCGCATCGACGTCGTGCCGCGCCTGACCCACCTCGCCGGGCTGGAGCTGGGGACCGGCGTCGGCCTGAACATCGTGGCGCCGGAGACGGCCGCGCAGCGCTTGCGCGACGCCAGCACGGCGTGA
- a CDS encoding ABC transporter ATP-binding protein codes for MSEQQQELGTVGAGGDTLVKVRDLEMHFPIRSGFLVQRQVGAVKAVDGITFDVKRGETLGLVGESGCGKSTTARLITRLLAPTGGSITWEGRDIAGLSRRELKPLRREMQMIFQDPYSSLNPRKTVGTIIGEPFIIHGVETDERKRKGLVQDLMEQVGLNPEHYNRLPHQFSGGQRQRIGVARAIALKPKLIVADEPVSALDVSIQAQVLNLLKDLQRELGLTIIFIAHDLSVVRHTCDRVAVMYLGKIVELAESDDLYNHPRHPYTGALLSAVPVPDPRLARNKNRQVLGGDVPSPANPPSACRFHTRCPKFVEGTCDVTYPELEVKDGGNVAACHFPLTDEEIARRVPTAAA; via the coding sequence ATGAGCGAGCAGCAGCAGGAGCTGGGCACGGTCGGCGCCGGCGGCGACACGCTGGTCAAGGTCCGCGACCTGGAGATGCACTTCCCGATCCGCTCCGGCTTCCTGGTCCAGCGCCAGGTCGGCGCGGTCAAGGCCGTCGACGGCATCACCTTCGACGTCAAGCGCGGCGAGACGCTCGGCCTGGTCGGCGAGTCCGGCTGCGGCAAGTCGACGACCGCGCGCCTGATCACGCGCCTGCTCGCGCCCACCGGCGGCTCGATCACGTGGGAGGGCCGCGACATCGCCGGCCTCTCGCGCCGGGAGCTCAAGCCGCTGCGTCGCGAGATGCAGATGATCTTCCAGGACCCGTACTCGTCGCTGAACCCGCGCAAGACGGTCGGCACGATCATCGGCGAGCCGTTCATCATCCACGGCGTCGAGACCGACGAGCGCAAGCGCAAGGGCCTGGTCCAGGACCTGATGGAGCAGGTCGGGCTCAACCCCGAGCACTACAACCGCCTGCCGCACCAGTTCTCCGGCGGCCAGCGCCAGCGCATCGGCGTCGCCCGCGCGATCGCGCTGAAGCCGAAGCTGATCGTGGCCGACGAGCCGGTCTCCGCGCTCGACGTGTCGATCCAGGCGCAGGTGCTGAACCTGCTCAAGGACCTGCAGCGCGAGCTGGGGCTGACGATCATCTTCATCGCGCACGACCTGTCGGTCGTCCGCCACACGTGCGACCGCGTCGCCGTGATGTACCTCGGCAAGATCGTCGAGCTGGCGGAGTCCGACGACCTCTACAACCACCCGCGCCACCCGTACACCGGCGCGCTGCTGTCGGCGGTCCCGGTCCCGGACCCGCGCCTGGCGCGCAACAAGAACCGCCAGGTGCTCGGCGGGGACGTCCCGTCGCCGGCCAACCCGCCGTCGGCCTGCCGCTTCCACACGCGCTGCCCGAAGTTCGTCGAGGGCACGTGCGACGTCACCTACCCGGAGCTCGAGGTCAAGGACGGCGGCAACGTCGCCGCCTGCCACTTCCCGCTGACCGACGAGGAGATCGCTCGGCGCGTGCCGACGGCGGCGGCGTAG
- a CDS encoding DEAD/DEAH box helicase has protein sequence MAESPPPAVEAASVPDPTLVARAEAFTRERFLHEGEDAAIALAPGSARRRALDFALAEIARGDKVPSTKWRRRYALLLGLERVLSEDEPRLADGTLLNPHQVDALSGTLVALLASTQKGLNGAGAAAEAAAPVLAVEEAPPAPDAVEAPEEEPEPEEPDDDHDDDDEDDEPEDRTPVEIEIEGLEDDDEADEEPEPSEDESYDDEADEDVDEDIEEGAADDPNADKRFWFEHATGAGKTVAAMGFVEASRTGGVLILTHRRNLVDQFLGELRTRGYGDRESPPLLEGEGTTRTDGGRVGPVTIETYQWFVRNAGRISDAYTIVICDEAHTALGDKTSAAIRAWTGPIFVGMTATGALIARHVTDLFPTQTSRFDLAQAARRGVIAPLRSIRIPPGPGVRTIAKVPLRKGEVDVEFDQEMLAELLDQAPFNLAIADLYKTRFNGVPGVVYAAGVKHAMNVAEAFRQLDIKAMGVSGETPKRELAEILAKYERGEIDVLVNAQLLAEGWNSPRATICMHLAPTASKRIYQQRVGRVTRRHPGKESGIVVDFVHPATRHDDPVVTLHSLLDRDVYRGGAIVVGPVRRGRGRRVRVERRVIPVTADMDKRVEVFERELWRIAVEFLDYGEQVQWAALAGARVAPSGWRRARAMLHFDKTGELKRAFLLTAVERNKNSQLRLRALQEIAQSRDADAFERAVDVVRTWSRDERREGVKILLQALAERRIGRRDQASHWIWDLADMTREVHEEYAVQRWPETKRLLGLLVNSSGGAHARNARRLVHAARKQDRRLSAALLAAAVAHTPEAMEVVRGARTRMARKPSALSRELLRNFPKRKTRSRRRRGRKGDEAVKATQVEVAVGAAVGAEGGDGAEDAVATENGDGQAPPRKKRRRSRRKSAAARAAAAAEAAGAESSSEQGEGGERESADRAEPKPIDTDEAARGIEAAAALLAGRSAPASTDTDAPDAPEAKPKAKPRQRRSPVAVASAAAANGSAPAEASAAAEAAVPVEASAPAAAGAPAEAAVPAEASAPAAAAVPAEAATPVEAEAPKPKRRRTPVKPAEAEATPAAEEAPKPKRRRTPVKPAEAEATPAAEEAPKPKRRRTPAKPAAAEGDAEEAPKPKRRTAAKKAEDAAAVEEKPKRKRAPAKKAAPAADEAPKPKRRRTVKAAEAPEQLSLDGATAPADDEAPKPRRRTTRRKADADGEAEPSPSSDQLDAA, from the coding sequence ATGGCTGAATCACCGCCGCCGGCCGTCGAGGCCGCATCCGTCCCCGATCCGACGCTCGTCGCTCGCGCCGAGGCGTTCACCCGTGAGCGCTTCCTGCACGAGGGCGAGGACGCCGCGATCGCGCTCGCACCGGGCAGCGCCCGGCGCCGTGCGCTGGACTTCGCGCTGGCCGAGATCGCCCGGGGCGACAAGGTCCCGTCGACGAAGTGGCGGCGCCGCTACGCCCTGCTGCTCGGGCTCGAGCGCGTCCTGTCCGAGGACGAGCCGCGCCTGGCCGACGGCACGCTGCTGAACCCGCACCAGGTCGACGCGCTGTCCGGCACGCTGGTCGCGCTGCTCGCGTCGACGCAGAAGGGGCTCAACGGCGCCGGCGCCGCCGCCGAGGCCGCCGCGCCGGTCCTGGCCGTCGAGGAGGCGCCGCCGGCGCCGGATGCGGTCGAGGCGCCGGAGGAAGAGCCCGAGCCCGAAGAGCCCGACGACGATCACGACGACGACGACGAGGACGACGAGCCCGAGGATCGCACGCCCGTCGAGATCGAGATCGAAGGCCTCGAGGACGACGACGAGGCCGACGAGGAGCCTGAGCCCTCCGAGGACGAGTCCTACGACGACGAGGCCGACGAGGACGTCGACGAGGACATCGAGGAGGGCGCGGCCGACGACCCGAACGCCGACAAGCGCTTCTGGTTCGAGCACGCGACCGGCGCCGGTAAGACCGTCGCGGCCATGGGCTTCGTCGAGGCGTCGCGCACCGGCGGCGTCCTGATCCTGACGCACCGCCGCAACCTGGTCGACCAGTTCCTCGGCGAGCTGCGCACCCGCGGCTACGGGGATCGCGAGTCGCCGCCGCTGCTGGAGGGCGAAGGCACGACCCGCACCGACGGCGGGCGGGTGGGTCCGGTCACGATCGAGACCTACCAGTGGTTCGTCCGCAACGCCGGCCGCATCTCCGACGCCTACACCATCGTCATCTGCGACGAGGCGCACACCGCGCTGGGCGACAAGACGTCCGCGGCGATCCGCGCGTGGACGGGCCCGATCTTCGTCGGCATGACCGCGACCGGCGCGCTGATCGCCCGTCACGTCACCGACCTCTTCCCGACCCAGACGTCGCGCTTCGACCTCGCCCAGGCGGCACGCCGCGGCGTGATCGCGCCGCTGCGGTCGATCCGCATCCCGCCGGGTCCGGGCGTCCGGACGATCGCCAAGGTGCCCCTGCGCAAGGGCGAGGTCGACGTCGAGTTCGATCAGGAGATGCTGGCCGAGCTCCTCGACCAGGCGCCGTTCAACCTGGCGATCGCCGACCTCTACAAGACGCGCTTCAACGGCGTGCCCGGCGTGGTCTACGCCGCGGGCGTCAAGCACGCGATGAACGTCGCCGAGGCGTTCCGCCAGCTCGACATCAAGGCGATGGGCGTCTCGGGCGAGACGCCGAAGCGCGAGCTGGCCGAGATCCTGGCCAAGTACGAGCGCGGCGAGATCGACGTCCTGGTCAACGCCCAGCTGCTCGCCGAGGGCTGGAACTCGCCGCGCGCGACGATCTGCATGCACCTGGCGCCGACGGCGTCCAAGCGCATCTACCAGCAGCGCGTCGGCCGCGTGACGCGGCGCCATCCGGGCAAGGAGTCCGGGATCGTCGTGGACTTCGTCCATCCTGCGACGCGGCACGACGACCCGGTCGTCACGCTGCACTCGCTGCTGGACCGCGACGTCTACCGCGGCGGCGCGATCGTCGTCGGACCGGTGCGGCGCGGCCGGGGCAGGCGCGTGCGCGTCGAGCGCCGGGTCATCCCGGTCACGGCCGACATGGACAAGCGCGTCGAGGTCTTCGAGCGCGAGCTGTGGCGGATCGCCGTCGAGTTCCTCGACTACGGCGAGCAGGTGCAGTGGGCGGCGCTGGCCGGCGCGCGCGTCGCGCCGTCCGGATGGCGCCGGGCGCGGGCGATGCTGCACTTCGACAAGACCGGCGAGCTCAAGCGCGCGTTCCTGCTGACGGCGGTCGAGCGCAACAAGAACTCGCAGCTGCGCCTGCGCGCGCTGCAGGAGATCGCGCAGTCGCGGGACGCCGACGCGTTCGAGCGGGCGGTCGACGTCGTGCGCACGTGGTCGCGCGACGAGCGCCGCGAGGGCGTCAAGATCCTGCTGCAGGCCCTGGCCGAGCGCCGGATCGGGCGTCGCGACCAGGCATCGCACTGGATCTGGGACCTCGCCGACATGACGCGCGAGGTGCACGAGGAGTACGCGGTCCAGCGCTGGCCCGAGACGAAGCGCCTGCTCGGGCTGCTCGTGAACTCCTCGGGCGGCGCGCACGCGCGCAACGCCCGCCGGCTCGTGCACGCGGCTCGCAAGCAGGACCGCCGGCTGAGCGCCGCGCTGCTGGCCGCCGCCGTCGCGCACACGCCGGAGGCGATGGAGGTGGTCCGCGGCGCGCGGACGCGCATGGCCCGCAAGCCGAGCGCGCTGTCGCGCGAGCTGCTGCGCAACTTCCCGAAGCGCAAGACCCGCTCCCGTCGGCGGCGCGGCAGGAAGGGCGACGAGGCGGTCAAGGCCACGCAGGTCGAGGTCGCCGTCGGCGCCGCGGTGGGCGCCGAGGGTGGCGACGGCGCTGAGGACGCCGTCGCGACAGAGAACGGCGACGGCCAGGCGCCGCCGCGCAAGAAGCGCCGGCGGTCGCGGCGCAAGTCCGCCGCCGCGCGGGCCGCCGCCGCGGCGGAGGCCGCGGGGGCGGAGTCGTCGTCCGAGCAGGGCGAGGGCGGCGAGCGCGAGAGCGCGGACCGTGCCGAGCCCAAGCCGATCGATACGGACGAGGCCGCCCGCGGCATCGAGGCCGCGGCCGCGCTGCTGGCCGGCCGCTCGGCGCCCGCGAGCACGGACACCGACGCGCCCGACGCGCCTGAAGCCAAGCCGAAGGCCAAGCCCCGCCAGCGTCGCTCGCCGGTGGCCGTGGCGTCGGCTGCGGCCGCGAATGGCTCGGCGCCCGCCGAGGCGTCTGCGGCTGCCGAGGCGGCTGTGCCTGTGGAGGCCTCTGCGCCTGCCGCGGCGGGTGCGCCTGCGGAGGCGGCTGTGCCTGCGGAGGCCTCTGCGCCTGCCGCGGCGGCTGTGCCTGCGGAGGCGGCTACGCCCGTGGAGGCAGAAGCACCAAAGCCGAAGCGACGCCGGACGCCGGTGAAGCCGGCCGAGGCCGAGGCCACGCCGGCCGCCGAGGAGGCGCCGAAGCCCAAGCGCCGCCGGACGCCGGTGAAGCCGGCCGAGGCCGAGGCCACGCCGGCCGCCGAGGAGGCGCCGAAGCCCAAGCGCCGCCGGACGCCCGCGAAGCCGGCGGCCGCCGAGGGCGACGCCGAGGAGGCGCCGAAGCCGAAGCGACGGACGGCGGCGAAGAAGGCCGAGGACGCCGCGGCGGTCGAGGAGAAGCCGAAGCGCAAGCGCGCGCCCGCCAAGAAGGCCGCTCCCGCCGCCGACGAGGCGCCGAAGCCCAAGCGCCGCCGGACGGTCAAGGCGGCCGAGGCCCCGGAGCAGCTGTCGCTCGACGGCGCCACCGCCCCGGCCGACGACGAGGCGCCGAAGCCGCGCCGCCGCACCACGCGCCGCAAGGCGGACGCCGACGGCGAGGCCGAGCCGTCGCCGTCGTCCGATCAGCTCGACGCCGCGTAG